The segment ACACCTCCATTGTATCCCACATGAATTGGTAATCCTGATCCTGCGTTGGTAGATTCAACGACATCATTAAAAACATCTCTGGTGGAATTAGTTAACAAGAGATATCCGGTTCAGGAATTCATAAAGAAGAAGAAGCATTAAAAAATATTATTCCCATTACCGGCATCGTTTGCTGCCCCGGTTTTAGTGACAGAAATTGTTCCATTAAAAGTCGCACCATTAAAATGGATACCTCCACTGTTTATGGAAACATCTCCATTCAAAACCAAAAGCAGGTCCCAGATTAAGTATGGCCCCTGTCCCCAGTGTAAAGGAAAGAGGGTTGGCACCCGTCTGTGTTAAGAGGAAAGTTTAATGAACCGGAATTGAAGCCCGATGTTCACGATAAATGTTTTACCTGTGGCCAACGAAGATGTACCTGTGCTCGCACCAAATAGTAATATTCAGTTGTCGATGAAACTGTAATATTTTCATTAAACTCTGTATTAGTGCCTCTGTGTGCTAAATGAAATTATTCCACTTAATTTGTCGTTGCTGAAAGAACTCCATTATAAATATCTCTCACTGAATTAGAAAAAAACTTATAGCCCGTACCATTATTCACGATAGAAGAGAATCGCTAAAAACGTTATTTCCGTTTCGGTATTATTTCCTGCCCCTGTTTTAACAAGCTACTTTTCCACCGAATGCGACCGTTCATACACACTCCTCCGGCTTCCATTTAAAGGACAAGCCATCGGCGCTGCCGGACCAATGGTTACAGTAGCATTTGGTCCAGTGAAAGTCAATTTGAGAATTGTTGCTGACATGGTTACAGCACCCCTAACACATCAGATCTCCGCTCACAAAACCTGCATTCCCTGCTAATACGGATTTCCCATCTGCCAAATAGCCGTTCCATTGCCTGTGCACGATTCGAGCTCCACCTCCACCACCTGAGCTGTTGAGGAAAACATTTTTTCGTTAAAGAGTGTATTCGTACCCTTATGCGCCACATAAATGGTACCTGTACCATTACTGCTAAAAGTAGACGGAGCATTAATATCTCTTGTACTATTCGACATGACCATATAGCCTGTGCCATTGTTAATCCGTGTACGGAATCATTGTAGGTAGTATTGCCACTGCCATTATCATTCGAGCTTCCTGTCTTTACTGTAGTAACTTCCCGTTGAAGTACAAACCGGATAAACACGTTCCACCACTTGTTACCCGCAGTTACATCATCTGCAAAGGTAGAAGGTCTAGTGTAAGCGTAACCACACATTACCAAACCCAAATCAAAGTTTCCGGCCGGAAAAATACCGCCCAATTATAAGCTTCGCTTTCAATCCCCCCCTACTCTGATGGATTTACCCGCTGCCAGCATTGGAAGTACCTGCAGCATTACCAAACAGATGCTACCACCAGAAATTACTCTCCATTCACATGATCATTGAACTGGTATTGACACCGGTATGTGCGACATAAAGGACTCCGGTACCAATACTGTTAAATGTCACTTCTCCATTGAAAATATCTCGGGTAGAATTGGGGAAAAAAGACATGAATCCTGTTCCCTCGTTGGTTATCACGGTGGTACCATAGTAGGTATTATTCCCTGAACCGTGCGTGTTAGCTCGTTCTTAGTGATATTTACATCGCCATTAAACACAACCCGTTCAGACTAACGCCGAGGACTTACCGCTATAAAATCAGATGGAAAATGATTTGCAGGTCCCAATGTTAAAACACACTTCCGTTTAATGTAAGTGACTGATCTGAACTACCGGCTATGGACATACGTGATAATTGAAGTGTTCTTGGAAAACCCAGTATTGCCAATAATTAATTGTTTATCTGCTACCGGTATGGACGTACCATTGCTTCCTCAATTCTAATTCCTCCCCGTACTGTTAAAAATCAGATTCTCATTAAACTGTGTATTTGTTCCATTATAGGCGATGTAGAAGACTCCCGGCACCCGTGCTATTTAAAGTTAAAGGAGCATTATAAATATCGCGGGTGGAATTCGAAAAAATCAAGTACCCCGTTCCTGAATTGGTAATAAAGTGGAATCATTGAAAGTATTATTCCCTGAAGCAACATCATTGCTTGCACCTGTTTTTAATCAACCGGGTGATCCCATTAAATGTGGTATTTCTTACAGTCACAATTTCTGAATTCACTTCAATATCCGTATGAATAGTCGGTCCGGCTGAACCGCTTCCGAATACGGTGGAACTGCCATTGGTCACCATGTTGCCTGTACCGGTTGAAGTGGCAAATAGTGCCTACGTTGAACGTTGCGTTTCCATTAACAACCAGGTTTCCTCCTCTTAGTTCTAAAGTGGAAGTCGTATTCATCACAAAACTACCTGCTAATGTCAATGAAAATCCATTCATATCTAACTGTGAACCGGAATTAATTGTTATATCTGATGTATTTACGGCATTGTCTAAAACAGGATATCTGCTCAGGAGGAAGGGATCGTGATTTGATCATTAATTGTAGGCAATCCCGAAGGCGTCAGTTGTTTGGTTGGACCATAAACTATCAGAAGAGCCATTCCAGGTATAACTGATTCCGGCAACAGCGGTGGTGGTGACTCTCAAATTCCAATAAATCAATCCTGCAACAAAGGCAAAAACAGAAAATACCTCCTGCAATCAGATAACGTTGCACGAGTTTTGTCCTTTGTTGTTGTTTGATTTTCAACCTTTTAACTTTAGTTTTAGCTCTTTCCATACTAATTTCTGATTGTTTAAAAAATCAAAAAGTATACGATAAGGGCATGGAGATGTTTCAGTAAGTACTCAACAATTCGCGAATCGAAGTTCACCTGACCTCAAAAAGCGAACACATTTCTTTAGTGAAATCGTTCACAACGCAAAAAAATAAACATTTAAAATTTCCCGGATGTTATGCTGTCGAAATCAAGCTGATGTTTTTCACTTCAAGCAATTCATTCGCTGTACGTGTAAATAAATCAACCAGGAAACAGTTCCCAACAGCTTCATGGCATCTTCTAAAAATGTATCCTTCGAAATAGGCAAGGGTAAAAATATCAATGATAGTGGAAAGACCGAGGAAGAAAAAAAAGCGAGAACAAGAGCAATAAAATCAGAATTCAATAACTGCCTTCTGAAGCGAATAAAATAAATCAGGTAGATATTCAGATAAGTCAGATAAATCATATTATCTGAAATATTAAAATAAGTGGAAACACGAGTTCATGCAACTGGAACAAATCATCAGGTATCAATAAAGTAATGATTCCGCTGAAGAGGAGAAACTGTTGTGTTTTGCACTTACATTTCCATCTATTCGCCATGCCATAAAAGCAAATGGTCACTGCAGCACTCCAAATCATAATTCCGACATTGGAGAAGAAGCCGATATAAAACGGAGCAAAAAAATTGAGCATTCGGGTCCTGTAAAAAGAATCTAACGAGATATCTTTGGCAGTACTGATAAAAATCGCAAGCAGCAGGGCAAGAGTAGTCAGTAACCATGAAATCAATAAAACCGGAGTTACCTTTCTGAACTGTGAGCTGATGCTGCGCATACTACTGTTTCTTTATATTATTCTCCGAGAATCTGTCTCTTTTGCAAATTGAACTCATCGTCTGTCAATAATCCCTTATCACGCAGATTGCCGAGCTTTTGAATTCTATCCAACTTGTGATCGAAATTATCTTCACCATTGGAAACTTTTCGACGATCATTGCGAGCCGGTTGTTCATCCGATTCAGCATCTCCTTTTTTCGCATGAACATCCAGATAAGACCGATGAGCAGAAAAATACCTACACCAATGTTAAAGATAAAAGAATAGAATTGGTATGTGACGATTGAAGGTTATCACCTTGCGCATCTTCCAACTGTAATTTTAATTCTGCATTACCGGCTTTCAATGCTTCGATCTCTGTGTTGGCATCTGATATCTTTTCATTTTGCGCACTTAAAGCACGATAAAGCGAATCTTCTCGCGATCCCATCTCACTATCATCGCACCCAGACTATCAATCAAGAGTGCTCTGCGGTCGAATGCAGGAGCGATATTTTCACAGGTACTGTCTTTATTTGTGCAGGCCTTCGAATACTATCCTGGGCCCTTACAGGTGCTGCCGAAAAAATTAACGAGCAGAAAATACATGTTAAGAGGCTATAAACAACTTCTTTCATGCTTGATAGGGATCCAGGGAATGTCATATTTCAGTTGGTTAAACTACAAAAATGTTTGGCAAAAGTAAAGAAGCTACGGAGATTTATTAAAAAATTGATCGTAATTTTGATAGAGTTTGTTAACTATCAATGAATTCAACCGGTAATTTAATATATTTGAATCTGACAATTTGCGTTAAGCGATTGTTCCTCAGCATTTCCCAACTATGACACCGACCAAAACCCTAAGTTATCAACGGCATTTCACCGCCGCTTTAAGGTTACCGGCGGTTTTATTGCCATGATCGTTTTTTCATTAAAATAAATGCCCAATCCTCCTATTGGTACGGAAGCCTGCATTCGCACTCTGAGTACTCGGATGGAAATATGGGCAACGATCCCGACTATCACGATGTCAAATCCTGCTTTGAATATATCCAACAAAACACTTTGAATGTAAATTACTGGGGAATCTCTGATCATAATCATAGTGGTGCCGGCATGGCTATAGCCGATTATCATAAAGGTGTATTAGAGGCCGATTCTG is part of the Bacteroidota bacterium genome and harbors:
- a CDS encoding SHOCT domain-containing protein, which encodes MDRIQKLGNLRDKGLLTDDEFNLQKRQILGE